One part of the Haliotis asinina isolate JCU_RB_2024 chromosome 2, JCU_Hal_asi_v2, whole genome shotgun sequence genome encodes these proteins:
- the LOC137273438 gene encoding uncharacterized protein: protein MAMVSFGGSERHMPTSVVSQFQTGIQYIDKLMAALQMTRFYTGLHFIDRLIAALQFRYYVKPNIQNACVAFSKAESDLENHIGRQTKKCREEEVKLSRMQDKHQEILKFLAGLTDSLESLSKILQDQSHKVAHARQGVRDSEDRVRKARSELEDAIATRDGVRIAGWATIWIPLVGTTLLAVSETALKENIDNAEYSLDSTKSDLSCAENALRQITIEHRNTQDDISRREREKTTMEEEMTETRKNISTCRNDINEQNRTLTALRKVMTRLGKVSGRAEVLRDATILMHDIAEIGIPLKSLFDSFDEFMTQPDQWRRVIASPIFQAICDDDGDW, encoded by the coding sequence ATGGCGATGGTGTCATTTGGAGGGTCTGAGCGACATATGCCAACTTCCGTCGTGTCGCAATTCCAGACTGGTATCCAGTATATTGACAAACTGATGGCTGCACTTCAGATGACCAGATTCTATACGGGACTACATTTCATTGACAGACTAATTGCTGCTCTGCAATTTAGATATTATGTCAAACCCAACATACAAAACGCTTGTGTTGCTTTTTCAAAGGCTGAAAGTGACTTAGAAAACCATATTGGTCGTCAGACCAAAAAGTGTCGAGAAGAGGAAGTGAAGCTGTCGCGTATGCAGGATAAACATCAAGAAATTCTTAAATTTCTGGCAGGTTTGACTGACTCGCTTGAGTCACTGTCAAAAATACTCCAGGATCAGAGTCATAAGGTTGCACATGCTCGACAAGGAGTGCGTGATTCTGAGGATCGTGTCCGAAAGGCTCGATCTGAATTAGAAGATGCCATTGCGACCAGAGACGGTGTTAGAATAGCTGGATGGGCAACGATATGGATACCTCTTGTCGGAACAACGTTGTTGGCAGTTTCTGAAACGGCACTCAAGGAAAACATTGATAATGCAGAGTATTCCCTTGACTCCACTAAGTCGGACTTGTCCTGTGCTGAAAACGCCTTAAGACAGATAACAATAGAGCATAGAAATACTCAAGACGATATCTCGAGACGTGAAAGAGAAAAGACCACGATGGAAGAAGAAATGACGGAGACTCGAAAGAATATTTCGACGTGCAGGAATGACATAAACGAACAAAACAGAACCCTCACGGCGTTGAGGAAGGTGATGACTCGTCTGGGTAAAGTGTCAGGACGAGCAGAGGTACTGAGAGATGCAACCATCCTCATGCATGATATAGCAGAGATCGGGATTCCTCTTAAAAGTTTGTTTGACAGCTTTGATGAGTTCATGACCCAACCAGATCAGTGGAGAAGGGTGATTGCTAGTCCAATATTTCAAGCCATTTGTGATGACGACGGTGATTGGTGA